The Armatimonadota bacterium genome has a window encoding:
- a CDS encoding calcium-binding protein, whose translation MMRVSFLAFTAILAVVTAAHAAAAQFTPVRVSVSPSCLKGIGSAFDASISGDGRYVAFSSTASDLVPQDTNDKADIFVRDMLTGAVTRASVSSSGEQANLDSCHANISANGRVVVFGSWATNLAPGTGVCQWQIFRHDLRTGKTDCVSVSTEGKPGNNRSLEARVSADGRYVAFASEASNLVPDDTNATWDVFRRDTRTGVTVRANVSSTGRQTDGFGGGWGSISMSADGRYIAFFSEATDLVPGDTNNAQDVFLRDMQANTTTLISVSSRGEQANRGAMDPSVSADGRYVAFDSLSTNLVPGDTNNHDDVFVRDTWTRTTTRVSLTSSGEQGKRDSFFPSISADGRIIAFETLAPNLALKAGYNLTALAVSDWQRGVTSGVAIPSLGAGMALDSCFPVISADGRFVAFQTYYALKHAGGADNPVSVFVQGPQDAVAPFTTADVVAILRRFGGLSGAGTERSVRTDLVLSGVSAERLDLVVAVRIARKVAGLEANP comes from the coding sequence ATGATGCGCGTTTCATTCCTTGCTTTCACCGCGATTCTCGCGGTCGTCACGGCTGCCCACGCCGCAGCGGCTCAGTTCACCCCTGTCCGCGTTTCGGTCTCGCCGTCCTGTCTGAAGGGGATTGGCTCAGCCTTCGACGCATCGATCAGTGGCGATGGACGGTATGTTGCTTTCAGCTCCACCGCCTCGGACCTCGTTCCACAGGACACGAACGACAAGGCGGACATCTTCGTGCGCGATATGCTTACGGGCGCCGTAACGCGCGCATCCGTGTCCTCGTCAGGTGAACAGGCGAACCTGGATTCGTGCCACGCTAATATCAGCGCGAACGGGCGGGTCGTTGTATTCGGCTCGTGGGCCACGAACCTGGCCCCAGGTACCGGCGTTTGCCAATGGCAGATATTCAGGCACGACTTGCGAACCGGCAAAACCGATTGCGTTTCTGTCTCCACGGAAGGCAAGCCGGGCAATAACCGTTCACTGGAGGCCAGGGTGAGCGCGGATGGCCGCTATGTCGCGTTTGCCTCGGAAGCGTCGAATCTGGTACCCGATGACACGAACGCTACCTGGGACGTCTTCCGGCGCGACACCAGGACCGGCGTAACGGTCCGTGCGAATGTCTCGTCTACCGGCCGCCAGACAGACGGATTCGGAGGCGGATGGGGCTCCATTTCGATGAGCGCGGATGGCCGGTACATCGCTTTCTTTTCAGAAGCCACGGACCTCGTTCCCGGCGACACCAACAACGCACAGGACGTCTTTCTTCGAGACATGCAGGCCAACACCACGACCCTCATTTCGGTCTCCTCGCGCGGCGAACAGGCGAACAGGGGCGCGATGGATCCCTCCGTCAGCGCCGACGGCAGGTATGTCGCGTTCGATTCGCTCTCCACGAACCTCGTTCCGGGCGACACCAACAACCACGATGACGTGTTCGTACGCGACACCTGGACAAGGACGACGACGCGTGTTTCCCTCACTTCGTCCGGCGAACAGGGCAAGCGTGACTCGTTCTTCCCCTCCATCAGCGCGGACGGGCGGATCATAGCTTTCGAAACCCTCGCGCCAAACCTCGCGCTGAAGGCCGGGTATAACCTGACCGCTCTTGCCGTCAGCGACTGGCAGCGGGGCGTCACCTCCGGTGTCGCCATCCCGTCACTCGGCGCAGGCATGGCCCTCGATTCGTGCTTTCCTGTTATCAGTGCCGACGGGCGGTTCGTCGCATTCCAGACGTACTATGCTCTGAAACACGCGGGCGGCGCTGACAACCCCGTGAGCGTCTTCGTCCAAGGTCCACAGGATGCGGTCGCGCCGTTCACGACGGCCGACGTTGTAGCCATCCTGCGCCGGTTCGGCGGCCTCAGCGGGGCAGGCACAGAACGCTCCGTGCGAACCGATCTGGTATTGTCCGGTGTGTCGGCAGAGCGCCTAGATCTGGTCGTTGCCGTTCGCATCGCGCGCAAGGTGGCGGGATTGGAAGCTAATCCATGA
- the metF gene encoding methylenetetrahydrofolate reductase [NAD(P)H] has product MHINDIFAHQRLTLSFEFFPPKDDEAADHLYRTIAELEPLHPSFVSVTYGAGGSTRERTHELVVRLKDQTSLDPIPHLTCVNHDETQIRSILERYAKHAISNIMALAGDPPKGTEDPLLARASFPHASDLVRFIKRFNDEGIHPDPRGFGIGVAGFAEGHPASPNRLVEMDRLKGKVDEGADYIVTQLFFDNRDFYDFRERCELAGITVPIIAGIMPITSSKGLYRMAELALGARFPARLLKALSRTDGDEKFVRKVGVQWAAEQCRDLLDNNARGIHLYTLNRSTATREIYASLGVKDSVRLTGN; this is encoded by the coding sequence ATGCATATCAACGACATATTCGCACATCAGCGCCTGACGCTCAGTTTCGAGTTCTTCCCGCCGAAGGACGATGAAGCGGCGGACCATCTCTATCGCACCATTGCGGAATTGGAGCCGCTGCACCCCAGTTTCGTCTCCGTAACATACGGAGCCGGCGGCTCGACGCGGGAGCGCACGCACGAACTCGTGGTGCGTCTGAAGGATCAGACGTCGCTCGACCCGATACCGCACCTTACCTGCGTGAACCACGATGAGACGCAGATTCGGAGCATCCTGGAGCGATACGCAAAGCACGCTATCTCCAACATCATGGCGCTTGCCGGTGATCCGCCCAAGGGCACCGAGGATCCGCTCCTCGCTCGCGCGTCGTTCCCGCACGCCTCGGACCTGGTTCGGTTCATCAAACGCTTCAACGACGAGGGCATCCACCCGGATCCCCGCGGGTTCGGCATCGGGGTGGCGGGATTCGCGGAGGGGCACCCGGCAAGTCCAAACCGCCTGGTGGAGATGGACCGCCTCAAGGGCAAGGTAGACGAGGGCGCGGACTACATCGTCACGCAATTGTTCTTCGACAACCGGGATTTCTACGACTTTCGCGAGCGCTGCGAACTCGCGGGTATCACGGTGCCCATCATCGCGGGAATCATGCCGATTACCTCCAGCAAGGGATTGTATCGCATGGCGGAACTCGCGCTGGGCGCCCGATTCCCCGCCCGGCTGCTGAAAGCGCTCAGCCGGACCGATGGTGATGAAAAGTTCGTCCGCAAGGTGGGGGTCCAGTGGGCCGCAGAGCAGTGCCGTGACCTGCTGGACAACAACGCTCGCGGAATCCATCTGTACACGCTCAACCGATCAACCGCCACGCGCGAGATCTACGCCAGCCTCGGCGTAAAAGACTCCGTGCGCCTCACCGGTAACTAG